In the genome of Candidatus Kinetoplastibacterium desouzaii TCC079E, the window TGTCGGGTAAGTTCCGACCTGCACGAATGGCGTAACGATGGCCACACTGTCTCCTCCTGAGACTCAGCGAAGTTGAAATGTTTGTGATGATGCAATCTACCCGCGGCTAGACGGAAAGACCCCATGAACCTTTACTGTAGCTTTGCATTGGATTGTGAATAATCTTGTGTAGGATAGGTGGGAGGCTTTGAAGCATGACTGCTAGGTTATGTGGAGCCATCCTTGAAATACCACCCTGGATTCTTTACGATTCTAACCTTGATCCGTTATCCGGATTTGGGACAGTGCATGGTGGGCAGTTTGACTGGGGCGGTCTCCTCCTAAAGAGTAACGGAGGAGTTCTAAGGTACGCTAGGTACGGTCGGAAATCGTGCTTTTAGTGCAATGGCATAAGCGTGCTTAACTGTGAGACTGACACGTCGAACAGATGCGAAAGCAGGACATAGTGATCCGGTGGTTCTGAATGGAAGGGCCATCGCTCAACGGATAAAAGGTACTCTGGGGATAACAGGCTGATACCGCCCAAGAGTTCATATCGACGGCGGTGTTTGGCACCTCGATGTCGGCTCATCTCATCCTGGGGCTGTAGTCGGTCCCAAGGGTATGGCTGTTCGCCATTTAAAGAGGTACGTGAGCTGGGTTTAAAACGTCGTGAGACAGTTTGGTCCCTATCTGCCGTGGGCGTTGGATACTTGACAGAGCCTGCTCCTAGTACGAGAGGACCGGAGTGGACGTACCTCTGGTGTACCGGTTGTCATGCCAATGGCATAGCCGGGTAGCTACGTACGGAAGAGATAACCGCTGAAGGCATCTAAGCGGGAAACTCGTCTGAAGATAAGGTATCCCGGGGACTAGATCCCCCTAAAGGGTCGTTCAAGACCAGGACGTTGATAGGTCGGATGTGTAAGTACAGTAATGTATTAAGCTAACCGATACTAATTGCCCGTGAGGCTTGATCCTATAACTCTACAGGTTATTAATCTGAGTGTATGTTATTAAGCTGTTCATGTTTTTAAGATTCTGAAAAGTATTTTTGAGTGTTTCTTCTATGATTATTTTATATTTGTTTATTTTATGATGATCAAATATAATACAGGTTATGCCTGATGACTATAGCAAGGTGGACCCACTCCTTCCCATCCCGAACAGGACAGTTAAACGCCTTTGCGCCGATGATATTAGACATCTCGTCTGTGAAAGTAGGTTATCGTCAGGCTCTTATATAATCCCCTACAGATTATTATTTGTAGGGGATTCTCTCTATATAAATCTATAAAAAATCAATATTATATTCTATTAAACCTGCTATCTTTATACTTAAATTATTGATCATGCTCCATACCTTTGAGGTTTTATATGTGGATTCTGCTCCTTTGATAATAAGATCAATTTCATGTATTCTATTTACATAGCTGTTTAATAATGACTTGTTTGTTTTATAACTATAATTTATAATAGATTTTCTATGTGTGCCAAATATTCTATGTTTATCTAATACTGAATAATAATTCATCTCTTTTGTTTCTTTTATAATCCCTATTATTCTTATATCTTCATATATTGACCATAGTATTAAAGGTAGTTGGGTGTTTTCTTTTTCTAGATAGTCTAATATAGTAGATATTTTTAATATATTAGAGTTTAGTATTGATTCCCTTAGATCAAAAATACTGTATATAGAATTGCTTAATAATATGGAATTTTTAAGACTATTTTCGGTTATATATCCTTCTGGAAAAATTAATCCAAGTTTGATAATTTCTTGGTTTGCAAATATTAAATTATTTGATACTTTATCTGCTATCCATTCTAATAATTCATTATCAACATATTGTTTTTGTTGAGATAGTCTTTGTTTGATCCAATTAGGTAATTCATGGTTTTGTATAGTAGGAATATCTATTGTTACTCCTATTTCTAATAAAGATCTTAACCATGCTGTATTTTTAGTGGCTGTATCTTTTTTGGGTATTTTGAGTATTATTATAGTATGGTTTTGATTTTTTAGAAATTCTGAAATTAAAACTAGTGTTTTTGAACCTATAATACCAGGTTTTGTATTTATTATATTTATATCGAATATTCTATTTTGTTCAAATAGAGATATTGTTTTTATTTCTTCTAATAATTTAAGCCAATCATTTTGTGTTTCTATGAATATTGGCATGTAAATAAAATTATCCATTTTGAATGAAGATACAATGTTTCTTTTTACTTCATCTATTAATAGTAATTCACTACCTATTATTAAATATACAGGTGAAAAAGATTTTTTTTGTTTTAGATAGCTATCTAAATTTTTGTATTCAATATTCTTGCTCATTATATATTACAGATAAAATTATTAGTTTTGTTTAATTATTAAAAGACAGTGAAGTTCTTTGAGATGATATTTGTAATATAAGACTTTTTATTATCTCATTTTGTAAAAAATTATATATAGAGGAAAGTTGGTCGATATTCATTTGAGATATCAAATTTTCATATGATATTTTTTGGCTAGAAGAAATAATTGGTTTCAGCAAAATATTTTTGCCAGTTTTGTTATCAATTAATTGGAAAACATAATAAAGAGATATTTCGTACATAGTTGGATTACCATTGATATTAAAAAATATTTCTTTTGATGTTTTCCAATTTTTAATTATTTTTAAAGTTACAACAGCTTTTTTAGGGTCCTTTTCAATAAGAATATTAGGCTCTTTTTCTCTAAGTTTGATTTCTATAAGCTTATATAATTCATTATCTCTTTGAAAATCAAGATGTATGGAATTAAAAAAAAATGCATCTTTTTTGTTTTGTAAATAGAAACTACTGCAAGAATTAATAAAAAATAAACATGTAATAATTATTAGAAATTTTATTATTAATATTCTTGCATAACATATTTCTATCTTAATCATTTAAAACTATATTTATTAATTTATTAGGCACTACAATTATACGTTTAATGTTTTTATTAAGAATATATTTAGATACAGACTCTGTTTTTATAGCAATGTTTTTTAGCTTTTCTTCATTTTCATTTGTGGAAGCGAAAAAAGATCCTCTTAGTTTGCCGTTAATTTGTATTATTATTTTTATTTTTTCAGAAATAAGAGCTTCTTCTTCATGAGTTGGCCATGTAGAATCTATGATATTACCATGTACTAGATTATAATTTAGATTTTCCCAGATAACATATGTGATATGAGGAACTATAGGATATAAAATTCTAAGTAATATTCCAATTGCTTCTGTTAGTACAGAAATAGAGTTATTATCTAGTATTGTTGATTCTTGTTTACAAAAATACTCGATGGATTTTAGCATCTTCATTGAAGCAGAAACTATAGTGTTATACTGTAATCTTTCATAGTCATGATTACATTGTTTTAATAATGAATGTATATCACGTCTCAAATCCATCAAGGATTTTTTGTTGTTAAGAGAAATAATATCTCTTTTATTATTAGAATTTGATGAGATAATATATTCTTTATGAGTATAACAAATCCTCCATAATTTACGTAAAAAACGGTTAGCTCCTTCAATGCCTGAATTTGACCATTCTAATGTTTGTTCTGGTGGACTTGCAAATATTATAAATAATCTAGCAGTATCTGCTCCCCAATTATTTATAATAGATTGAGGGTCAACTCCATTGTTTTTTGATTTTGACATTGTTCCAATGCCATTATATTCTACAAATTTTTCAGAGTTTATTAATTTGTAAGATACAATCACATTGTTTGAATCTCTAACTGCCTCTACATCATCAGGATTGAAATATTCTATTCCTCCATTTTTTGTTCTGACTGAAAATGAGTGATTTAAAACCATACCTTGACATAACAATCTAGTGATTGGTTCATCAAAACTAAGCATTTTCATGTCACGCATGACTTTTGTCCAGAATCTTGCATATAAGAGATGTAATACTGCATGTTCTATACCTCCAATATATTGGTCAATGGGCATCCAATAATTGTTTCTTTCATCGATTGCTTCATTCTTATTATTAGCAGAGGTATAACGCATAAAATACCATGAAGAATCAATAAATGTATCCATTGTATCTGTTTCACGTTTTGCATTAGAAGAACATTTATGACATATACAATGTACAAAGTTATTATCTTTATTTAAAGGATTACCATTGCCGTCAGGAGTAAGATTTTCTGGTAGCTTAACAGGTAATTGATCATAAGGTACTGGCAATGATCCACAATTTGGGCAATGGATAATTGGTATTGGTGTTCCCCAATATCTTTGCCTAGATATACTCCAGTCTCTAAGTCTCCATGTTGTTTTATAATCACCTATTTTCTTTTTGATGATTTCTTTACTTATAGCAATTGCTGCTGACTTACAATCTAAATTATTATATATTCCCGAATTTATTAGGTAACAGTCTTTTGTTTCTCTATATGGTTCTTTCCATTCGCTAGTATTAGATGCTTCAAAATTTTTATTAGATATAACTTGTTTTATAGGAATTCCATATTTTTTTGCGAATTCAAAATCACGTTCATCATGAGCTGGTACTCCCATGATAGCACCATCTCCGTAACTCATAAGAACATAATTACATATCCATATAGGTATTTCTTCATTTGTTATTGGGTTATTTACTGAAAGTCCAGTAAAAATTCCTTTTTTTTCTTTTGTTGAGATTTCTGCTTCAGTATTAGTTCCTATTTTTGTTTGATCTATAAAATTTTGTATAGTTTTATTGTTTTGAGATAGGTGTATAGAAATAGGGTGTTCAGGAGCAATTCCACAAAATGTTATTCCATTTATTGTATCTGGCCTTGTGGTAAATACATATAGATTTCCATTTTGTATTAAATTATTATTTTTATCACGTATGTTATGTTTAAATGCAAATCTTAACCCTTCAGACTTACCAATCCAATTGGACTGCATAATTTTTACTTTTTCTGGCCACTCTTGGAGTTTATTATCTAAGTCTGATAATAATTCATCAGCATAGTCGGTTATACGTAAATAGTACCCAGGAATTTCCCTTTTTTCTATTAGAGCCCCTGAACGCCAACCATGACCATCGATGACTTGCTCATTTGCTAGAACAGTTTGGTCTACAGGATCCCAATTAACTATTTGAGTGTTTTGGTAGACTATATTATTCTCTAACATTTTTAGGAACAGCCACTGTGTCCATTTGTAGTATTCAGGATCACAAGCACAAATTTCTCTAGACCAATCAATAGATAGTCCGATAGATTGCATTTGAGATTTCATGTATTTGATGTTTTTATAAGTCCATTCTGCTGGTGATATTTTGGATTTTATAGCTGCATTTTCGGCTGGCATTCCAAAAGCATCCCATCCCATTGGCATAAGAACATTAAAACCATTCATACGTTTATAACGAGCCATTACATCATTTATCGTGTAATTACGAACATGTCCCATATGTAGTTTACCACTAGGGTATGGAAGCATAGAACAGGCATAAAATTTTGGTTTTATAGAACCATATATATTTTTAGAATATTCAATGGCTTTGTATATTTCTTTAGAAGACCATATTTCTTGGGTTTTTGATTCTATGGTTTTATGATCGTAATGTTCTTGCATATAGTTTGGAACTATTTTGATTGAAATGGTTAGTATGGACGAAAAGATTCAAGAGTAGCGAATTATTGATTCTGTTTTGTAAAAAATTAAATGTAATTTGATGAGTTATATTGTTCAATAATCTTTGGTTCAGAAAAACAATTTTTTAAATAATTTATTATTGTTCTATTTGAAATATTTAACAACGATCATTATCAAATATTTTGAACCAAAGTATTTTTGATTTTTAATTACTTTAATTTGATTTCTTTATATTCAACATGTTTGCGAACTACTGGATCAAATTTTTTCAACAATATTTTATCAGGGTTGTTTCGTTTGTTTTTAGTTGTTGTATAAAAATGACCAGTACCAGCAGTTGATTCTAGTTTGATTTTATCCCTTGCGCCTTTTGCCATTTTGGTATTCCTATTTATCGTTTAACTAAGCTTGTTTGTTGTTTTTTTGTAGAGAATGTAGAACTGATTCTATTCCATTCTTGTCTATTGTTCTTAGGGCTTTTGCTGAAACTTTTAGACGTACCCATCTATTTTCTTTTTCAAGCCAGAATTTATGTAATTGTAGATTTGGCAAAAATCTACGTTTTGTTTTGTTATTGGCGTGAGAAACATTATTTCCCACCATAGGCCCTTTGCCAGTTATCTGACATATTCTTGTCATGGGATCACCTTGTTTAGGTAAAATTTACTTATGTTAAGAATTTAATGGTTTAAATATATGATGTTTTATCTATAAGGAGAACAAAATCCCATATATGTGTTCTTAACAAGCAATAAGTGTTAAAGAAGAAAGATTATATATTATACACAAGCAATCATACAATATATACAATAAAAAATATAGACTTTTTGAGTTTTAATTTATTGTTTTTGTTAGTATTTCATTTGTAATCATTTTTGTTTGTGTTTGAATATTTGATAGCATTTCAATTGTTTTTTTATTGTTGATTTCTTGCTATTCTAACAGATATGTTTTTACCGTGCTTCTTAAATAATTGTATTGTATTAACTAATTTTATAGGTTTGTTTTTTTTGTTTGAGAGATACTATGTGTATATGTAAAAGATATGTTTTTATAGGTGTTCTTGCTACGTTCTTAATGTTAGTCATTTTTAATTTATTTTACAAGAATTCTTTTTATGGAAGTTTTAATAAAAATACTAAATCTTTAGTATATCAAGGTTTGGTTAGTCCAGCTTCTAGTGTTGATGTTGTATCGAGAGTTTCTGGGGTTGTTAATAAGGTTAATTTTCAAGCAGGAGATAAAGTTGTCAAAGGACAAATGTTATTTAAAATAGATGATGATTATTATAAGACTGTGTACCAACAAAAGAATACTAATCTTAAAAAAGCAGAAAATGATTTAATAAGTGCAAGAAAATTATTAGATAAATATAAGTTGCTTGTTAGATCAAGTGCTATAAGTCAGCATAGTTATGAAGAAGCAATTTCTTCTGTTCATAAGGCTGAATACTCTTTGGAAGAAGCTAAAATAGATTGTAAATTAGCTCTTCTTAATTTAAATAGAACAGAAATAAAGTCACCAGTAGATGGTTTTATAGGTCAAGCTTTAGTTTCAGAAGGATCTTATATTAATATTGATGGTTTTAAAATGGCTAAAGTGCAACAACTAGACCCTGTTTATATAGATATTTCTACTTCAATCAAGGAATTATCTGATTTTTATAAAAGTTCTTTTTATTCTGATGATCAATATAAAAAAGATATAGAAGCAGTAGTTATTCTAAAGAATCATGGTGAGTATGAACACATAGGGGAGGTTGTTTTTGTTGATCGTTTGGTGGATGTTAGATCTAAATTAATCAATCTAAGAATAAGAGTTGCAAATCCCAAAGGTGTGTTATTACCTGGAGAGTTAGTTGAAGTAAGACTTAATAAAGTAACATCAGATAACAAGTTATAATTTTTCTGTGTTTATGTTGAATTTCAAATTAGATTTATTTGGTAAATTACGTAGTTTGTAGCAATCTGCTTGTTATGATTGTTTGACTTCTAATGAGGTTAGATAATTAACTTACATAAACATTGATTTCTTCTATTATTAATGTTTATGTTGGTTATAAATCAGTTAATATTCAATGTAATAAACTTAAAGCAATCTATAATTTGCAACATAAATATTGTGATTTTATTGAGGAATTATTAGAAGATGGTAATTATAATTTAGAGCATATTGTTAGTGATATGTATATTACTCTATACCATCTGAATTAATTGAAAAAGGTTAGATGTTCTATTTGCAGAGATGAAGATAAAATCAGCAACTGTGAATATTAATTCAATAAAAGCATTACTATTACCAGATATCTCTTTAACAAACATTGCTGATCTTACTAGTCAATTATTCAGCAATTTGTTTGTTAATGAAGTAATGTTTGGTATTCCATTTTCAATTCAATATCCTATTATTAAGAACTCATATATTCTTAAACATAAAATCTTGCAACAATATAAAAGGATATTGCTATTATTGATTATGAGAAAACTATTACAATAGCTTTTAAAGAAATATTTAGATTTTTGATCAGAGGGAAATATTTAAAAGAATCATTAAGAACAAAGAAAGAATTTATTTTAGAGAATAAAAGAAATTCTAATTGATATTATTTGAAACAAAGTATTGGTTTGTGTTGTGAAATTGATTTGTTATTGCATAATAGATACTTATTGAACTTAGAGGTTCTGATAGTTAGGGCATACGAAAACTATTTGCATAATAGGGTAAAATTGTATG includes:
- the holA gene encoding DNA polymerase III subunit delta, with translation MSKNIEYKNLDSYLKQKKSFSPVYLIIGSELLLIDEVKRNIVSSFKMDNFIYMPIFIETQNDWLKLLEEIKTISLFEQNRIFDINIINTKPGIIGSKTLVLISEFLKNQNHTIIILKIPKKDTATKNTAWLRSLLEIGVTIDIPTIQNHELPNWIKQRLSQQKQYVDNELLEWIADKVSNNLIFANQEIIKLGLIFPEGYITENSLKNSILLSNSIYSIFDLRESILNSNILKISTILDYLEKENTQLPLILWSIYEDIRIIGIIKETKEMNYYSVLDKHRIFGTHRKSIINYSYKTNKSLLNSYVNRIHEIDLIIKGAESTYKTSKVWSMINNLSIKIAGLIEYNIDFL
- a CDS encoding lipoprotein, coding for MIKIEICYARILIIKFLIIITCLFFINSCSSFYLQNKKDAFFFNSIHLDFQRDNELYKLIEIKLREKEPNILIEKDPKKAVVTLKIIKNWKTSKEIFFNINGNPTMYEISLYYVFQLIDNKTGKNILLKPIISSSQKISYENLISQMNIDQLSSIYNFLQNEIIKSLILQISSQRTSLSFNN
- the leuS gene encoding leucine--tRNA ligase, which encodes MQEHYDHKTIESKTQEIWSSKEIYKAIEYSKNIYGSIKPKFYACSMLPYPSGKLHMGHVRNYTINDVMARYKRMNGFNVLMPMGWDAFGMPAENAAIKSKISPAEWTYKNIKYMKSQMQSIGLSIDWSREICACDPEYYKWTQWLFLKMLENNIVYQNTQIVNWDPVDQTVLANEQVIDGHGWRSGALIEKREIPGYYLRITDYADELLSDLDNKLQEWPEKVKIMQSNWIGKSEGLRFAFKHNIRDKNNNLIQNGNLYVFTTRPDTINGITFCGIAPEHPISIHLSQNNKTIQNFIDQTKIGTNTEAEISTKEKKGIFTGLSVNNPITNEEIPIWICNYVLMSYGDGAIMGVPAHDERDFEFAKKYGIPIKQVISNKNFEASNTSEWKEPYRETKDCYLINSGIYNNLDCKSAAIAISKEIIKKKIGDYKTTWRLRDWSISRQRYWGTPIPIIHCPNCGSLPVPYDQLPVKLPENLTPDGNGNPLNKDNNFVHCICHKCSSNAKRETDTMDTFIDSSWYFMRYTSANNKNEAIDERNNYWMPIDQYIGGIEHAVLHLLYARFWTKVMRDMKMLSFDEPITRLLCQGMVLNHSFSVRTKNGGIEYFNPDDVEAVRDSNNVIVSYKLINSEKFVEYNGIGTMSKSKNNGVDPQSIINNWGADTARLFIIFASPPEQTLEWSNSGIEGANRFLRKLWRICYTHKEYIISSNSNNKRDIISLNNKKSLMDLRRDIHSLLKQCNHDYERLQYNTIVSASMKMLKSIEYFCKQESTILDNNSISVLTEAIGILLRILYPIVPHITYVIWENLNYNLVHGNIIDSTWPTHEEEALISEKIKIIIQINGKLRGSFFASTNENEEKLKNIAIKTESVSKYILNKNIKRIIVVPNKLINIVLND
- the rpmG gene encoding 50S ribosomal protein L33, whose amino-acid sequence is MAKGARDKIKLESTAGTGHFYTTTKNKRNNPDKILLKKFDPVVRKHVEYKEIKLK
- the rpmB gene encoding 50S ribosomal protein L28, yielding MTRICQITGKGPMVGNNVSHANNKTKRRFLPNLQLHKFWLEKENRWVRLKVSAKALRTIDKNGIESVLHSLQKNNKQA
- a CDS encoding efflux RND transporter periplasmic adaptor subunit, which produces MCICKRYVFIGVLATFLMLVIFNLFYKNSFYGSFNKNTKSLVYQGLVSPASSVDVVSRVSGVVNKVNFQAGDKVVKGQMLFKIDDDYYKTVYQQKNTNLKKAENDLISARKLLDKYKLLVRSSAISQHSYEEAISSVHKAEYSLEEAKIDCKLALLNLNRTEIKSPVDGFIGQALVSEGSYINIDGFKMAKVQQLDPVYIDISTSIKELSDFYKSSFYSDDQYKKDIEAVVILKNHGEYEHIGEVVFVDRLVDVRSKLINLRIRVANPKGVLLPGELVEVRLNKVTSDNKL